ATCGTCCGCGCCGAAGAGGTCGCCCACATGGGAATCACAGAGGTCATCCGTCACATGCCTCGCGTCTACGGGGCTTACCGCAGTCTCGTCGCCTCCATCCAGAAGCGCCGTCCCGACGCAGCTGTCCTCATCGACTTTCCCGACGTCAACCTCCGGCTCGCACGAGAGTTAAAGAAGCTCGACATCCCCGTCGTCTACTTCGTCAGCCCGCAGCTCTGGGCGTGGAAGCGCCGCCGCCTGCGCTGGGTGCAAGAGCGCGTCGACCGCATGATGGTCATCTTTCCCTTTGAGGAGCCGTTCTACCGCGCCCGCGGCGTCGACGCGACCTTCGTCGGCCACCCGCTAGCCGAACTTCCCCTACCGGATATCTCACGCGAGGACTACGCCGCCAAACACGGCCTCGACCCCGCCCGCCCCTGGGTAGCGCTGTTGCCCGGAAGCCGTCACAAGGAGCTGCGCGCCAACCTTCCCGCCATGCTCGATGCCGCGGCGCAGATCAGTCCGAGCGGAGGCTGCGAGTTCCTTCTGCCCGTCGCCTCCACGCTCGCCCCCTACTGGGTCAGCCAGCAGACGCTGCCATGGACCGCGCCTCAGGACAGCCATTCCTCTCCTCTGCTTACGAACCTGCATTTTGTAGGCGACTCCCGCGATGCCCTTTATCACGCCCGCGCCTCGGTCGTTGCCAGCGGAACTGCCACTGTGCAGGCCGCTGTCATCGGCAACCCCTTCCTCGTTGTCTACCGGGTCTCGCCCGCTACCTTTGCCGCCGCCAAACGCCTCATTCGCTACCCCGCTGAGATCTCTGTCCAGACTGACGCGTACGGCAACCTGCCCATCGGCATGGTCAACCTCATCGCCGGCCGCCGCATCGTCCCCGAGTTCATCCAGCAGCAGTTCACCGCCGCCAACGTCGCCCAGTCGCTGCGCCAACTCATCGAAGACACCCCCGAGCGCGCTCAGATGATCGATGACCTCGAAGAGGTCCGCCGAAACCTCCTCTCGCCAGTACGATGCGGCTCCATCGCCCAGGTCGCCGACGCTGTCCTGGCGCTGTTATCTTCGCGCTTGCAAGACGTTGGCCGAAACAAACTTCCGAGCGTCTAATAGGACGACGGCAGTACCATAGGCTACTGAGGAACTTCGCTCGCATGCGCTCTTCTCTTCATCTTCTTCGCACGTCGATTGCAGCCATTATCTCCATTTCTATCCTCGACATCGCTGCCTGGGCCGCGCCCGTCAAGCCGCAGCTCCAGGTAACCGGCTACATCATCGACGCCGACCTTGACCCGGCCGTCCACCGGCTGTCGGCCACCGCGCAAGTCACCTTCACCGCCCTTGAAGACCTTACCTCACCCGTCTTCGAACTGAACAACGGCCTGCAGATCACCAAGGTGACCGACGCCAGGAAGACCCCACTCGAGGTCGAACGGCTCACCAACAACTCCACCGTCCGCTTCACCCTCGCCAGTCCCATCCTCAAAGGCACCTCAACCACGTACACCTTTGTGTACTCCGGCACGCTCCACGGCGCCGACACCAGCCCCGTCGAAGGCATCAAGCTCGCCTCGGTCGACGACCCCATCAGCATCCTGCTCTACCCGGGGCGCTGGTTCCCCATGGTCGGCCTCTACACCGACCGTTTCACGGCAGAGATGCACATCCGCGTCCCCGGGGATGAGCGCGTCGTCGGCTCAGGCTCCGGCGTGGCCGCACAGAAGAGCGTCCCCGGCAATCGCACCGAGTTCACCTTCAAGTGGGCCAAACCGGGCTTCCCGGGAACCATCATCGCCGGCAAGTTTCTCGACCCCGTCACGGCGGGTGTCAGCAACATGCGCGTCTTCGTCACGGAGAAGCACAAGGCCGATGCCGCGGACTTTGCCCATACCGCCGAACGCCAATTCGAATTCATGACGAACACGTTCGGCCAGCCCGAGTCCGGCCGCATCGACCTGGTCGAACTGCCGGACGATGCCGTCTCCGCCACCTGGGCGCCTGAGATCGCCGCCATCGCCGGAGGACGGCTGGCTGCCAAGAACTTCCAGCGCCTGCTCTCCAACACCCTGGCCCACCAGTGGTGGGGCAGCGAGATCTCGCCAGCTACTCTGAACGACGCCTGGATCACGAACGGGATGTCCCGCTACGCCGAGCTGATGTACCTCGAGGATTCCGCTGGCAAGACCGCCTTTGAATCCGCCGTTACTGACATCTCTGCTGGAGCCCTCGCCTACGACACCGAGCCACTCACCACCGTCGGCCGGCTCGATCCCTTCTCGCCGCAGTTCCAGTCCATGACCCTCGAAAAGGGCGCCATGGTCTTCCACATGCTGCGCTGGGAGATGGGCAATGACGCCTTCATCAAGTTCCTGCGCGGCATGCTCTCTCAGTACACGGACAAGCCCATCCGAACCTCCAATGTTCAGACGGTCGCCGAGGCGCAGTCCAACCTCCAGCTCACGCCGTTCTTCGCCCAGTGGTGCGACGGCACCGGGGCCCCCACCTTTACCAACAAGTACACCGTTTTCCGCCTCGGCAACAACAAGGGCTTCCGCACCGTAGGCTCCATCGCCCAGGACCTCGACCTCTTCCGAATGCCGATCGAGTTGCGCATCGAGACAGACGGCAAGACCGAGACCCGCCGTGTCGACGTCTCCGGCGCCGAGAGCCAGTTCTCCGTCGAGACCTTCGGCCGTCCGCGCCGTATCAGCATTGATCCACAGAACTGGGTCCTCAAAAGCACACCCGACCTCGCCGTCCGTGTAGCCGTCCTGCGCGGCCAGCAGCAGGTCGCCCAAGGTGATCTCACCGCCGGCCTCATCGAATATCAGAAGGCCCTCGACGCTAACAAAAGCAGTTCGCTGGCTGCCTACCGGATCGGCGAGGTGTTCTTCATGCAGCGCAACTACCAGTCCGCCGCCAACTCCTTCCGCGACGCCCTGCGCGGCGACGGCGACCCCCGATGGGTCGAGGTTTGGAGCCACATCGAACTCGGCCGCATCTTCGACCTCACTGGCCAGCGCGACCGTGCCGTCAACGAGTATCGGCTCGCCGTCCAGACCAACGACAACACGCAGGGAGCCGTCAACGAAGCAAGGGCCCTGATGCAGAAGCCCTACAAGCGCGAGAGCAGCGATAACTAACCATTCACCT
The Edaphobacter bradus genome window above contains:
- a CDS encoding M1 family aminopeptidase; amino-acid sequence: MRSSLHLLRTSIAAIISISILDIAAWAAPVKPQLQVTGYIIDADLDPAVHRLSATAQVTFTALEDLTSPVFELNNGLQITKVTDARKTPLEVERLTNNSTVRFTLASPILKGTSTTYTFVYSGTLHGADTSPVEGIKLASVDDPISILLYPGRWFPMVGLYTDRFTAEMHIRVPGDERVVGSGSGVAAQKSVPGNRTEFTFKWAKPGFPGTIIAGKFLDPVTAGVSNMRVFVTEKHKADAADFAHTAERQFEFMTNTFGQPESGRIDLVELPDDAVSATWAPEIAAIAGGRLAAKNFQRLLSNTLAHQWWGSEISPATLNDAWITNGMSRYAELMYLEDSAGKTAFESAVTDISAGALAYDTEPLTTVGRLDPFSPQFQSMTLEKGAMVFHMLRWEMGNDAFIKFLRGMLSQYTDKPIRTSNVQTVAEAQSNLQLTPFFAQWCDGTGAPTFTNKYTVFRLGNNKGFRTVGSIAQDLDLFRMPIELRIETDGKTETRRVDVSGAESQFSVETFGRPRRISIDPQNWVLKSTPDLAVRVAVLRGQQQVAQGDLTAGLIEYQKALDANKSSSLAAYRIGEVFFMQRNYQSAANSFRDALRGDGDPRWVEVWSHIELGRIFDLTGQRDRAVNEYRLAVQTNDNTQGAVNEARALMQKPYKRESSDN
- the lpxB gene encoding lipid-A-disaccharide synthase produces the protein MFLSAGEASGDHYGAQIIAALRSSLPGASFFGLGGREMADAGQQRIVRAEEVAHMGITEVIRHMPRVYGAYRSLVASIQKRRPDAAVLIDFPDVNLRLARELKKLDIPVVYFVSPQLWAWKRRRLRWVQERVDRMMVIFPFEEPFYRARGVDATFVGHPLAELPLPDISREDYAAKHGLDPARPWVALLPGSRHKELRANLPAMLDAAAQISPSGGCEFLLPVASTLAPYWVSQQTLPWTAPQDSHSSPLLTNLHFVGDSRDALYHARASVVASGTATVQAAVIGNPFLVVYRVSPATFAAAKRLIRYPAEISVQTDAYGNLPIGMVNLIAGRRIVPEFIQQQFTAANVAQSLRQLIEDTPERAQMIDDLEEVRRNLLSPVRCGSIAQVADAVLALLSSRLQDVGRNKLPSV